TCAATATGTGCCCTGTGCTAAGCTGAGTACTGTTCAATGGTGAACAAAGAAGACATGGTCTTAAGGAGGAGTTCCTGTTTCAACAGAGTAGCCCAAGGAACTTCGACCACTTTTGCTACAGGTGTATTAGTTGCTGCCAAGAGTCTGCAAGTGTTCATGGGCCTCGTTAAGCTCtgccttccttctgctttttggAGTCTGGCCCTTGGTTGGCCTTGAATGAAGAATGGGGCCCTCAAAGTACCACTGTCAGCACTCTCCAGATGAGTACTAccctgggaggggccagggcatGAGGAGGGCCAGGGCGTGGGGCCCTCTGAAGGCTGTGTCATCCCAGGCTTCAGCCACAGAGGTTTTATTATGGAGGAAAGCTGAGCTGTGAGCACGTTGCTAGGCtgtggctatttatttttataaacgaGCCTTGTGCTTAATTTAGaaacctgctttttctttttctttcttctttcagcatCATCTGGCTGTCTGGCACCATCAAAGAATTGCATTTGTGACCAAGAAGAGCTTATGGGTGGATGGGGGTGGGATGGAGGCTGGGGAGAGGACTGATGCCAGCCAGCTGCCTCATGGTGTGCTAGAAACACGTGGCCATGCCATTAGCATCCTGTTCGGCTTCTGGACGAGTTTCATCTGTGACACCTACATAGTCCTCGCTTGGATCAGCAAGATAAAAGACAGCCCTGGTGTTAGTGCCTCCTCTGATGAGCCACACACCAGAATCCAGCAGAGCAGAAGGCAATGCCACGCAGAAGAGGACCCAAGTCAGGTGCCAGAAGCAGGTGACATCTCCACTCTCAGTTCTTTGGAGGCAGCTATTTTAATAGCACCACTTTACTGCAGCTATTTTGACATGAGGATATTTTGGTATGGCTCAAAAATTCAGCTGATAAatgttcagctttttaaaaaataaatgatgagtAAAACAGGCATCTTGCAGGCCATCTGTGAGCTTTGCCTCAACCTTGATCTTCACCCCATTGTCAATCTTACCTCCAGGCATCAAGGGTATAAGGATTGGGAACAGATGAAGGAAAGGACTGGTAGAggttcaaaatgaaagaaatagcaGGTCAGGACCCCAGGAGGGTTGAGGgtcttttaaagtaaaacaaaacaaacaaacaaacaaaaaacaaggtcaACCAAATTCAGAAATCAGGTAGAAGTCAGAGAAGGAATGAAAGATGGGAAATTGGTTATAAACCAAATACAGCAAGTCTGAATTTTGGCTTGTTTTGAGGCTGCTGTATCAAAACAGTTGTGTTGGAAGAGCTGCATGAAATTGTTGGGCAAGACATAATCCACTCATGATTCAGATGAGCTCATTTTGCCTCTTCCATGGTCAATTTCTGACTCATAAATGTCTATACATTTCACTTTACGGCTtgtgtgagcctcagtttccccacataaaatgaagatgatgatgccggcccttcctctttccccaccTTTTGCTCTCCCTTCAAGTGACATGATGAAGAATGAACCAGCATCTTGTAAACTGCTCCAGGCCACCTGGAGAAATGTGCTTGCGTAAATAGTCAGCATTAGTGTACGTGAGTCTTCTATGAGTAAAGAATTTCAGAGTCGGCAGCCGTCTCTGCCTGGTGATTCATGTGGGCACAATGATGCCCTTAGCTACAATGTATGGTGTGGGTGATGAATTTGTTCTTGTCATGGCAGAGGACTGAGTATTCTTTACCCAAATGCTACAGATTGAGTTTGCACGTGGGAACTAGATTAGCTCTGAAGAGAGCTGAAAGGAACCTGACATTTCTGCCTGCAATCTAGAGCTTCATTGTACAAACAACCGCAGCAGCATGTTTGTGCCCAACCATTGGCTTTCCTTTGCCAACAAAGAAAATCTTC
This Piliocolobus tephrosceles isolate RC106 chromosome X, ASM277652v3, whole genome shotgun sequence DNA region includes the following protein-coding sequences:
- the SMIM2 gene encoding small integral membrane protein 2 translates to MEAGERTDASQLPHGVLETRGHAISILFGFWTSFICDTYIVLAWISKIKDSPGVSASSDEPHTRIQQSRRQCHAEEDPSQVPEAGDISTLSSLEAAILIAPLYCSYFDMRIFWYGSKIQLINVQLFKK